TTGCTTTGTCGGAGTACTTTGACTGCACGACAAAATCTCTTTTGGCGTTTTACCAAACGCACCCTGAAATTTCAGAAGATGTTCGACAAAAGGCTCCATCAGGAGAGATTCAAAAACAGCTGATCTATATTGCATATCAGGTAATGTATGAAATAGCCTCCTTGCCAGTTGGAAACTATTTAGCTCGAGAGGAAAAAGGTGTTTTTGATGAGGTTGTCATCCCCATGGAGGAGTATGATATTGCTTTAAAGGGTGACATCCATCCTCTGGTTCTTGCAAAGTTGCTTGTGGATATGGGGCATCTCCAACCTAGAGTTCCGGAGCTTTTTCAGGGAGTATTCAATACCCCTTCTCAAAAGAGCATTTTTCCAGCATCGAGAATAGAACGGCGCGATCTGATAAAAATCTTTGTTGCTCTAGCGGCCCTCTATGGAAGCTATCGCTGGGCACGCAGTTCGGTTGTTGGTTCTCCCTCGTGGATCTACAACAAGCTCAGGAGAACTCCTGAAGCTCAAAAGGTCTAGGGCGTGTCCCTAAACTTCCTTTCCAGAATTTGGCTCACCTTTACCCATCTGTATTTGTGTTCGATCTCAACAACTTTACCAAGTTGCTATCAATCTCCACAACGTCAACAGATGAGAAAATCTAGGCACAACTCCTTGGAGAGGACTTCAGGGACACACCCTAAGATAGTGTTGTCACAAATTGCTTCTTAAATTTCTTGCTGCAATCGTTCAATACGGACATCAAGAGGGGGGTGCGATGCAAGTAGACGCATAAGACCTTGCTTTCCGGGTGTGGAAATCATCAAGGCATTCATTGAACTTTTCTTGCTTGCTGGGCTTGCTTTGAATGTTTTCAGTTTTTGCAGTGCAGCAATCATATGCTCTTTGCGTGTTAAGATAGCCCCGCCCCTATCAGCGCGAAACTCTCGAGTTCTAGAAAATGCGCCAATTACCATCGCGCCAAAGACCATAAAGACAACTTCGAATAGGATTGTAAAAAGATAATAGCTCATATAGGAAGAGCGCCGGTTATCCGAGCGGCTAGTCGCAGATACTGCATACGCAAGAACGCGGGCAAGGAACATGACAAAGGCATTCACAATTCCCTGTATAAGGGTCATTGTAACCATATCGCCATTGGAGATATGAGAAATTTCATGGGCGAGAACCGCTTCAAGCTCCTCTTTATTCATAGCACTTATAAGTCCTGTAGAAATGGCAACAAGAGAGCGTCTTTTGGTAGGGCCTGTTGCAAAAGCATTAGGCTGGGGAGAATCAAAGATTCCTACTTCAGGAGTGCTTGGGAGGTTGGCATCGCGGGCTAGTTTTGCTACCATATGGTATAGATCAGCGTGACTTCCTTGGGGGGTGACCAATTGGACACGCATGAGCCACTTCGCCATTTTTCTCGAAAGGGCAAGAGAGATCAAAGCGCCACACATTCCCCAAATAAGACAAAAAATCATTAAGGATTGCAGGTCTAACCCATGTGCTGTGAGATAGGGTTTTACGTTTAACAGTGATAGAACAACAGAAATGGTTAGGATAACTAAACAGTTGATCAGTAGAAAAAGAGCCACGCGTTTAAACATCTTGAACTTCCTCAATTTTAGTGATTCAGCTTCAAATTGATAAACCTAAGTTGCTCTTTCAACCTGCATTTTCATCTTCACTTTTAGCAACCGTTTACGGTTGTTTGCAAGCTCCAGATTTTAATACTGATCAAAATAGCTTCCTCATCTTTATCAATTTGAAGTTGAAGCACTAGTAAAACCCAAGTCTACCATTTATTAACCATTTCTATCCACCTCTATAACCGAAACAATATTTTAATTAAAAAAAGGGGAGAGTTTGATTGCATATAAATATCTTATGTGCAAAAAATCGTCTTTTATTTGGTATTAGCAGTGAGAAAAGATGTCCAAAGTTATAAGAGCTGATTTTCGCTCTCCAAGTGTCTCTCGATTAAAAAAAGCCCTCTCTGATGAAGAGCTCTCTTTTGTACTCATCACATGTTCAAAACCTTCTGAAGGAGGAAAAATGAGTGTGGAAATGGATTGCAATGGAGACCCTGATTTAATCGCCTATCTGATGAAAAGCGCCGAGCGATATTTAGAATA
The window above is part of the Candidatus Neptunochlamydia sp. REUL1 genome. Proteins encoded here:
- the htpX gene encoding protease HtpX translates to MFKRVALFLLINCLVILTISVVLSLLNVKPYLTAHGLDLQSLMIFCLIWGMCGALISLALSRKMAKWLMRVQLVTPQGSHADLYHMVAKLARDANLPSTPEVGIFDSPQPNAFATGPTKRRSLVAISTGLISAMNKEELEAVLAHEISHISNGDMVTMTLIQGIVNAFVMFLARVLAYAVSATSRSDNRRSSYMSYYLFTILFEVVFMVFGAMVIGAFSRTREFRADRGGAILTRKEHMIAALQKLKTFKASPASKKSSMNALMISTPGKQGLMRLLASHPPLDVRIERLQQEI